DNA from Intestinimonas massiliensis (ex Afouda et al. 2020):
CATCGCCGCGGTGGCGCTGGTGGGCTATAAGGCCACCCACCGGGCCGAGAATGCCGGCGGTGGCACTACGGTGCTTACCTACACCGTGGAGTGCGACGCCATCAAGCCGGAGGTCTACGAGAGTGTGAAGGCATTTGTGGAGGCGTCCGAGGAGGGCGACCAGTTGATGGCCAACGGCGAGATGGTGACCGCCTGGGTCACCGACGTTACCGCCACGCCCCACGAGGCCAATGCCACCCTGAGCGCCAACAACGACGGCAGTCTGGTCCTGCCTGTGGACCCGGATACCGTAGATCTGGTGTTCACCATTAAGGCCCATGTGGCCAACACCGTCACCAACGAGGTGGGCTCGCAGGAGGTCCGGGTGGGCAAGCGTCACATCGTCAAGACCACGCATTTTGAGGTGATCGACGGCATCATTCTCACCTGCGGCTGGGAGACCCAGGAGGGGTGAGCCTGCGGACCCGGGTATCTGGAACAATCCATACGAAGGGCGGGGGCACATGGCTGGCCCCCGCTCTGCTTTCTCTGGAGGCATAGGATGCTGGAGTATATTCAGGCCTTGGACGGGGCCGTTTTGCTGTGGATACAGGAAGTCCTGCGCCTGCCCGTACTCGACGGGTTTATGACGCTGTTTACCCAACTGGGCAACGCCGGGCTGGTCTGGGTGGGGATCTCTCTGGCCCTGCTGTTGGTCCCGCGGACCAGACGCATGGGCTTTTGGGCTCTGGTGGCGCTGCTGCTGGGTCTGCTGTGCACGAACGTGGTCCTCAAGCACCTGGTGGGCCGGACCCGGCCCTGGCTGGTGGTGGAGGGGCTCACCCATCTGGTGGTAGAGAACGACCCGCTCTCCTTTCCCTCGGGACACACCTGCGCCGCCTTCGCGGCGGGGTCGGTGTGGGCGCGGTTTGTGGAGCGGCGCTGGCTCAAGGGCCTGTGCATCCTTCAGGCTGTGCTGATGGCCTTTTCCCGCCTGTATGTGGGGGTGCACTTTCCCACTGACGTGCTGGCGGGCTGTGCCGTAGGCCTGTTCTGCGGCTGGCTGGCCTGGCGGCTGTACGGCAAGTGGGAGGCGGGACGGACATGAAGGGACCCATCCTCATTCAGGGGGCCATGGATGTGGAGACCGACTGGCTGGTTTCCCGGCTGGAAGCGCGGGAGGAGACGGTGACAGGCGGCTTTCGCTTCTGGCGGGGCCGCTGCGGAGCCCTGGATCTGGTGGTGAGCCGGACGGAGATCGGCACCATTCGGTGCGCCGCCGCCACCGCCCTGGGCGCCACAGCCTTCCGTCCCCGGGCTGTGATCAATCAGGGCGTTGCCGGCTCCCACCGGGAGGACCTGCACGTAGGAGACCTGGTAGTAGGGCGGAGCTGCATCCACATCCACGATCTCAAGACGCAGATGCGGAACAGGGGGGAGGGCTCGGCGCCCTTCGACTGGGAATTTCACCTCCACGACGACGGGCAGCGGATATTCCCGGTGTATGAAGCGGACCCGGCTTGGGCGGCGCTGTTTGAAAAAGCCCCCTGGCAGGGGACGAGAGTTTCGGGGCGATTGGGCAGCGGCGACGTATTCAACCGGGAGATCGACCGTATCCTGTGGCTCCGGCAGCGGGCGGGGGAGTGCTGTGAGGATATGGAGAGCGCGGCGGCCTATGAGGTGTGCGCCCGCTTCGACGTGCCCTGCGTAGGCGTGCGGATCATCTCCAACAACGAGCTGACCGGAGAGTCCTATCAGCGCACGGTGGGGGAGCGGCTTCAGCGCTTCGTGCTCACAGCGCTGGAGGTGCCTGTATAAAAAGAGGTCCGTACCCAATGGGTACGGACCTCTTTTTATACAGGGGAAAGAAACTTACTTCAGCTCGACCTTGGCGCCGGCCTCTTCCAGCTTCTTCTTCAGCTCCTCGGCCTCATCCTTGGAGACGCCCTCCTTGATGGCCTTGGGAGCGGCCTCGACCAGAGCCTTGGCCTCAGCCAGGCCCAGGCTGGTGATCTCGCGGACGGCCTTGATGACCTTGATCTTCTCAGCGCCGATCTCAGCCAGGACGACGTCAAACTCGGTCTTCTCCTCAGCAGCAGCAGCGGCGGCAGGAGCGGCAGCAGCGGCGACGGCTACGGGAGCGGCGGCGGAAACGCCGAACTCATCCTCGATGGCGTGGACCAGCTCGGACAGGTCCAGAACGGTCAGAGCCTTGATCTCTTCCAGAATAGCAGTAACTTTTTCGCTAGCCATGATATTTACCTCCAAAATGTTGTTTTGTTTCATTTGAGCAACCTGGGAAAAAGAGCACGTACCTTAGCCGGCCTTCTGATCGGCGACGGCCTGGAGTGCGCGGGCCAGACCGCTGATGGTGGCGTCGAGGGAGACGGCCAGACCGCGGACGGGACCCTGCATGGCGCTGAGCAGCATGGACAGCAGGACTTCCTTGCTGGGCAGCTCGGCCAGCGCATTGACCCCGGCCACGTCGATGACCTTGCCATCCACGAAGCCGGCCTTGATGACAAACTTCTGACCGTTCATCTTCTTGGCGAACTCGGCCACCACCTTGGCGGGAGCCACGGGGTCATTGGCGCAGACGGCCAGAGACGTGGTGCCGTTCAGGACGGGCTCCAGCTCGTCCAGACCGGCGTTCTTTACGGCAAACCGGGTCAGGGTGTTCTTGACGACCGCGTAGTCCACGCCGTTCTTGCGCATCTCGGCGCGCAGAGCGGTATCCTCAGCCACGGTGATGCCCTTATAGTCCACGAGGACGCCGCCGGCGGCCCCCTGGAGCTTCTCGGTCAACTCGGCCACGATGGCCTGCTTCTCACTGAGTACCTTTGCATTCGGCATATTGTTTCACCTCCGTCAAAAGCACAAAAAAGTGCTGTCTTCACGTCCAAGACATGAAGACAGCACGAAAAAACATTCGACTGGCTTCCTCGGCAGGATTTACGGGGAATGACCCCACCTGCTGTCTCTGGAACGCGAAATATAATATATCAGCTTTTGGTCGGCTTGTCAAGAAAAACAGAGCAAGTTTAAGCCAGGGTATGTTCCTTGGAAAATACCGGACCTTACATCAGCTTGGCGCCGTTGACCTTGACGCCGGGTCCCATGGTGGAGGCCACCACGCAGCTCTTGATATACTGACCCTTGGCGGCGGCGGGCTTGGCCTTGACAATGGCGCTCATCAGAGCGCTGAAGTTCTCGGCCAGCTTCTCGGCGCCAAAGGAGACCTTACCGATGGGGCAGTGGATGATGTTGGTCTTATCCAGACGATACTCCACCTTACCGGCTTTGATCTCGGTGACGGCCTTGGCCACATCGGGGGTGACGGTGCCGGCCTTGGGAGAGGGCATCAGGCCCTTGGGGCCCAGGATCTTACCCAGACGGCCCACAACGCCCATCATGTCGGGGCTGGCGACCACCACGTCATAATCAAACCAGTTCTCCTGCTGGATCTTCTGAACCATGTCCATCTCGCCCACAAAGTCGGCGCCGGCGGCCTTGGCGGCCTCGGCCTTGTCGCCCTTGGCGAAGACCAGCACGCGCTGGGTCCTGCCGGTGCCGTGGGGGAGGACGATGGCGCCGCGGACCTGCTGATCGGCGTGACGGGAGTCAACGCCCAGCTTCACGTGGAGCTCCACGGTCTCGTCGAACTTGGCGGGAGCGGTCTTGACCACCAGATCCATGGCCTCGGCGGTGTCATACAGCATGGCCTTATCGATCTGCTTTGCGCTGTCCTGATATTTCTTACCTCTAAACATCGTATTTCCCTCCTTCCCTTATTCTCCGACCACGACGCCCATGGAACGGGCGGTGCCGGCGATCATGCTCATGGCGGACTCGATGGAAGAGGCGTTCAGATCGCGCATCTTGGTCTCGGCGATCTTGCGCACGTCCTCCTTGCTGATGGTGGCGACCTTCGTCTTGTTGGGGACGCCGGAACCAGACTCGAGGTTGCACGCCTTTTTGATGAGCACGGCGGCGGGAGGGGTCTTGGTGATGAAGGTGAAGGAACGGTCGGCATAGACGGTGATGACCACGGGGATGATGAGGCCCACGTCATTTTTGGTCCGCTCGTTGAACTCCTTGGTAAAGGCGGCGATGTTCACGCCGTGCTGGCCCAGAGCGGGACCGACGGGAGGAGCGGGAGTCGCCTTGCCGGCCGGAATCTGCAGTTTTACGTAACCAGTTACTTTCTGTGCCACAATGAGCACCTCCTACGAATAAATGTGGTCGGACGGAATCCGGTACGGATTCCTCCCACGTGCGGGGGGAGGGCGCGTTACGCGCCCGGGTTCAGCTTTGGACGGGCTCCACCTGGTCCAGCTCCAGCTCTACCGGGGTCTCCCGTCCGAACATGGATACGACCACGCGGACCTTGCTGCGGTCCAGGTCGATCTCCTCCACGGCACCAAGGAAGGACTCCAGAGCGCCGTCGGTAATCTTGACGGTATCGCCGACCGCGTAGGCGACCACCACTTCCCGCTTCTCCACACCCAAGGCGGAAATTTCGTCCTCGGTGAGGGGGATGGCCTTGGTGCCGGAGCCCACAAAGCCGGTGACGCCGCGGACGTTGCGGACCAGATGCCAGGACTCGTCGGTCATGATCATCTTGACCAGCACATAGCCGGGAAACACCTTGCGCTCCACGACCTTGGGGCCGTTGTCGGTGATCTCGGTGACGGTTTCCAGGGGAATCTTCACCTCGTCGATGAGATCATGCATGTTGCGGTTTTCCACATGCTTTTCGATGGTGGCCTTGACCGTGTTCTCATAACCGGAATAGGTATGGACCACATACCACTTCGCGCTATCAGCCATGACCCGCTCCCTAGGCCTTGCCGGCCAGAGCCAGCAGCGCACGCACGATGGCGCCGGCCAGACCGTCGAAAATCCAGATGCAGGCGCCCACCACGATCACGCATACGATGACGGTGATGGTGTTGCTCACGGTCTGCTTGCCGCTGGGCCAAACGACTTTTTTCAGCTCGCTCTTCATCTCGCGGAACCAGCGTCCGATGCGCTGGAAGATGCCGGGCTTGGACTTTTTATCGTCCTTCTTGTCCTTCTGAGCCTTCGCAGGCTTGCTGGGCGCGGTCGTCAGCTCCTCGTCCGTCGTGGCCTTTTCGATCTTCTCGTTCTCAGACATTCAGTTACACCCTTCTTTCTTGTGACACTTCCGCAGCTCATCACTTGGTCTCGGTGTGAAGCGTGTGCTTTCTGCAGAAGGGGCAGTACTTGTTCCGCTCCAGACGGTCGGGGGTATTCTTCTTGTTCTTGTTGGTGACATAG
Protein-coding regions in this window:
- the rplJ gene encoding 50S ribosomal protein L10; translation: MPNAKVLSEKQAIVAELTEKLQGAAGGVLVDYKGITVAEDTALRAEMRKNGVDYAVVKNTLTRFAVKNAGLDELEPVLNGTTSLAVCANDPVAPAKVVAEFAKKMNGQKFVIKAGFVDGKVIDVAGVNALAELPSKEVLLSMLLSAMQGPVRGLAVSLDATISGLARALQAVADQKAG
- the nusG gene encoding transcription termination/antitermination protein NusG, with amino-acid sequence MADSAKWYVVHTYSGYENTVKATIEKHVENRNMHDLIDEVKIPLETVTEITDNGPKVVERKVFPGYVLVKMIMTDESWHLVRNVRGVTGFVGSGTKAIPLTEDEISALGVEKREVVVAYAVGDTVKITDGALESFLGAVEEIDLDRSKVRVVVSMFGRETPVELELDQVEPVQS
- the rplA gene encoding 50S ribosomal protein L1, coding for MFRGKKYQDSAKQIDKAMLYDTAEAMDLVVKTAPAKFDETVELHVKLGVDSRHADQQVRGAIVLPHGTGRTQRVLVFAKGDKAEAAKAAGADFVGEMDMVQKIQQENWFDYDVVVASPDMMGVVGRLGKILGPKGLMPSPKAGTVTPDVAKAVTEIKAGKVEYRLDKTNIIHCPIGKVSFGAEKLAENFSALMSAIVKAKPAAAKGQYIKSCVVASTMGPGVKVNGAKLM
- the secE gene encoding preprotein translocase subunit SecE — its product is MSENEKIEKATTDEELTTAPSKPAKAQKDKKDDKKSKPGIFQRIGRWFREMKSELKKVVWPSGKQTVSNTITVIVCVIVVGACIWIFDGLAGAIVRALLALAGKA
- the rpmG gene encoding 50S ribosomal protein L33; the encoded protein is MAKAGARVKITLRCSECKQRNYVTNKNKKNTPDRLERNKYCPFCRKHTLHTETK
- a CDS encoding phosphatase PAP2 family protein, which gives rise to MLEYIQALDGAVLLWIQEVLRLPVLDGFMTLFTQLGNAGLVWVGISLALLLVPRTRRMGFWALVALLLGLLCTNVVLKHLVGRTRPWLVVEGLTHLVVENDPLSFPSGHTCAAFAAGSVWARFVERRWLKGLCILQAVLMAFSRLYVGVHFPTDVLAGCAVGLFCGWLAWRLYGKWEAGRT
- the rplK gene encoding 50S ribosomal protein L11 is translated as MAQKVTGYVKLQIPAGKATPAPPVGPALGQHGVNIAAFTKEFNERTKNDVGLIIPVVITVYADRSFTFITKTPPAAVLIKKACNLESGSGVPNKTKVATISKEDVRKIAETKMRDLNASSIESAMSMIAGTARSMGVVVGE
- a CDS encoding DUF4330 domain-containing protein; protein product: MKVVDEKGKIFGRLNIIDLLVVLLLIAAVALVGYKATHRAENAGGGTTVLTYTVECDAIKPEVYESVKAFVEASEEGDQLMANGEMVTAWVTDVTATPHEANATLSANNDGSLVLPVDPDTVDLVFTIKAHVANTVTNEVGSQEVRVGKRHIVKTTHFEVIDGIILTCGWETQEG
- the rplL gene encoding 50S ribosomal protein L7/L12, producing MASEKVTAILEEIKALTVLDLSELVHAIEDEFGVSAAAPVAVAAAAAPAAAAAAEEKTEFDVVLAEIGAEKIKVIKAVREITSLGLAEAKALVEAAPKAIKEGVSKDEAEELKKKLEEAGAKVELK
- a CDS encoding 5'-methylthioadenosine/S-adenosylhomocysteine nucleosidase, translated to MKGPILIQGAMDVETDWLVSRLEAREETVTGGFRFWRGRCGALDLVVSRTEIGTIRCAAATALGATAFRPRAVINQGVAGSHREDLHVGDLVVGRSCIHIHDLKTQMRNRGEGSAPFDWEFHLHDDGQRIFPVYEADPAWAALFEKAPWQGTRVSGRLGSGDVFNREIDRILWLRQRAGECCEDMESAAAYEVCARFDVPCVGVRIISNNELTGESYQRTVGERLQRFVLTALEVPV